One region of Streptococcus salivarius genomic DNA includes:
- a CDS encoding acyl-ACP thioesterase domain-containing protein — protein MGLKFSIPYQIPFYETDITHQVKLPHLLAFSLQVSGMQSESLGNTDKNVFDKYGLVWIVTDYAIEIDRLPRYNEKVTITTEAISYNKIFCYRNFYITDETGQQIMLFKTTFALMDYETRKVAEVPDEVVAPYEADKTKKLLRGPRYKALENPIETLYRVRYFDLDMNGHVNNSKYLEWMLDVFDLDFLTKYTPAHIDLKYVKEIHHGSEIYSGYEFDQESLSSQHQICVDGNIHAQAIIQWKEIGDE, from the coding sequence ATGGGATTAAAATTTAGTATTCCTTATCAAATTCCGTTTTATGAGACGGATATCACGCATCAGGTAAAATTACCGCACTTATTGGCGTTTTCATTGCAAGTATCTGGTATGCAGTCAGAATCTCTGGGAAATACGGATAAGAACGTTTTTGATAAGTACGGTCTGGTTTGGATTGTGACAGACTATGCGATTGAGATTGACCGTTTGCCTCGCTACAATGAAAAGGTGACCATTACAACGGAAGCTATTTCCTATAATAAGATTTTCTGTTACCGTAATTTTTACATCACAGATGAAACTGGTCAGCAAATTATGCTCTTTAAGACTACTTTTGCTCTCATGGATTATGAAACGCGTAAGGTAGCAGAAGTGCCAGATGAGGTGGTAGCACCTTACGAAGCAGATAAGACTAAAAAGTTGCTTAGAGGGCCTCGCTATAAGGCTTTGGAAAATCCAATTGAGACGCTTTATCGTGTGCGTTATTTTGACTTAGACATGAATGGCCACGTTAATAATAGCAAGTACTTGGAGTGGATGTTGGATGTTTTTGATTTGGACTTTTTGACCAAGTACACACCAGCCCATATTGACCTCAAGTATGTTAAGGAAATTCATCATGGGTCAGAGATTTATTCAGGCTATGAGTTTGACCAAGAAAGTTTGAGCAGTCAACATCAGATTTGTGTTGATGGCAATATCCATGCTCAGGCCATTATCCAATGGAAAGAAATAGGAGACGAGTAA
- a CDS encoding TIGR01457 family HAD-type hydrolase, whose product MTYKGYLIDLDGTIYKGKDRIPEGEAFVKELQKRQIPYLFVTNNSMRTPEMVQELLRNQCELETSLETIYTATLATVDYMNDMNRGKTVYVIGETGLKTAIADAGYTVDEENPAYVVVGLDREVTYEMLVKATLAIHKGAIFIGTNPDLNIPTERGLLPGAGSLLALIEAATRVEPIIIGKPKAIIMNKALEILGTERCQTIVVGDNYLTDITAGIKNDFPTLLVTTGFTKAEEVANLPVKPDHVLSSLAEWDFDAN is encoded by the coding sequence ATGACATATAAAGGTTATTTGATTGATTTAGATGGAACCATTTACAAGGGCAAGGACCGTATTCCTGAGGGAGAGGCCTTCGTTAAGGAGTTGCAAAAGCGTCAGATTCCCTATCTTTTTGTGACTAATAATAGTATGCGTACACCAGAGATGGTGCAAGAGCTTTTGCGTAATCAGTGTGAATTGGAAACGTCTCTTGAGACCATTTACACAGCTACTTTGGCGACAGTTGACTACATGAACGATATGAATCGTGGCAAGACGGTTTATGTTATCGGGGAGACTGGACTTAAAACTGCTATTGCGGATGCGGGATATACGGTAGATGAGGAAAATCCTGCTTATGTTGTGGTGGGCTTGGACCGTGAAGTCACTTATGAAATGTTGGTTAAAGCTACGCTTGCTATCCACAAAGGGGCTATATTTATTGGAACTAACCCAGATTTGAATATCCCAACTGAACGTGGTCTTCTTCCAGGTGCTGGTTCTCTCTTAGCTCTTATCGAGGCGGCTACCCGTGTGGAACCAATCATTATTGGTAAGCCTAAAGCTATTATCATGAACAAGGCTCTTGAAATCCTTGGGACAGAACGTTGCCAAACTATTGTGGTTGGTGACAATTACTTGACTGATATTACAGCTGGTATTAAAAATGACTTTCCAACACTTCTTGTGACAACTGGATTTACCAAGGCGGAAGAAGTTGCGAATTTACCAGTAAAACCAGACCATGTGCTTTCTAGTCTAGCGGAGTGGGATTTTGATGCGAACTAA